The following proteins are encoded in a genomic region of Pseudodesulfovibrio mercurii:
- a CDS encoding 3-deoxy-D-manno-octulosonic acid transferase yields the protein MAKTAADVAIKAYGLAWKAALPLLRFNGRLREGWEQRTLGTGVPAPARLWMQAASGGEAYLAWEVLKHLKPVGNETLRVLVTTNTLQGHQTLVRAAEEINGRKAGLAVQPWYFPFDAPDLMRRMVERVRPELAVLLETEIWPGFLSACKRRGVSVLLANGRMSTKSLAGYMAWPGLFRALAPDRVLAVSETDGRRFATLFGRDRVGVMPNIKFDRMGDARLTPRKDNPLRDLIGPKDPFVIFGSVRREEEHDVTRLAAGLLSARPAVVLGLFPRHMHHLDLWRRAMDGAGLNWVLRSKLSGPARPGTVVLWDTFGELVPAYGLASAAFVGGSLAPLGGQNFLEPLTSGVTPVTGPHWKNFAWVGREIIDSGLAVEAKDWQDALESLKKILDDTPPRRTVAAAANRYIRDRRGGAEAVAKQVADFLDND from the coding sequence ATGGCGAAGACCGCCGCGGACGTGGCGATCAAGGCCTACGGCCTGGCCTGGAAGGCCGCCCTGCCCCTGCTGCGCTTCAACGGACGGCTCCGGGAGGGCTGGGAACAGCGCACCCTGGGAACCGGGGTGCCCGCCCCGGCCCGTCTGTGGATGCAGGCGGCCAGCGGCGGCGAGGCCTACCTGGCCTGGGAGGTCCTCAAGCACCTCAAGCCGGTGGGCAACGAGACCCTGCGCGTGCTGGTGACCACCAACACCCTCCAGGGACACCAGACCCTGGTCCGGGCCGCCGAGGAGATCAACGGGCGCAAGGCCGGGCTGGCGGTCCAGCCGTGGTATTTCCCCTTCGACGCCCCGGACCTCATGCGCCGCATGGTCGAGCGGGTCCGGCCCGAGCTGGCCGTGCTCCTGGAGACCGAGATCTGGCCGGGCTTCCTTTCCGCCTGCAAGCGGCGCGGCGTGTCCGTGCTCCTGGCCAACGGGCGCATGAGCACCAAGTCCCTGGCCGGGTACATGGCCTGGCCCGGCCTGTTCCGGGCGCTGGCCCCGGACCGGGTCCTGGCCGTGTCCGAGACCGACGGCCGCCGCTTCGCCACCCTGTTCGGCCGCGACCGGGTCGGGGTCATGCCGAACATCAAGTTCGACCGCATGGGCGACGCCCGGCTCACGCCCCGCAAGGACAATCCCCTCCGCGACCTGATCGGTCCGAAGGACCCCTTCGTCATCTTCGGCTCGGTGCGCCGGGAGGAGGAGCACGACGTCACCCGGCTGGCCGCCGGACTCCTGTCCGCCCGCCCGGCGGTGGTGCTCGGCCTGTTCCCCCGGCACATGCACCACCTGGACCTGTGGCGCCGGGCCATGGACGGGGCCGGGCTCAACTGGGTCCTGCGCTCCAAGCTTTCCGGCCCGGCCCGACCCGGAACGGTCGTCCTGTGGGACACCTTCGGCGAACTGGTCCCGGCCTACGGGCTGGCCTCGGCCGCCTTCGTGGGCGGCTCCCTGGCCCCCCTGGGAGGACAGAATTTCCTCGAACCCCTGACCAGCGGCGTGACCCCGGTCACCGGCCCGCACTGGAAGAACTTCGCCTGGGTGGGCCGCGAGATCATCGACTCCGGCCTGGCCGTGGAGGCGAAGGACTGGCAGGACGCCCTGGAATCGTTGAAGAAGATTCTCGACGACACCCCGCCGCGCAGGACCGTGGCCGCAGCCGCGAACCGGTACATCCGCGACCGCCGGGGCGGCGCGGAAGCGGTCGCCAAACAGGTTGCCGATTTCCTGGATAATGATTAA
- a CDS encoding D-alanine--D-alanine ligase family protein: MHVILIAGGWSDERDVSLSGARKIRSALDELGHDVTFFDPADDFRNLLSIAKGADFAFINLHGTPGEDGLIQAVLDKAGCPYQGAGPAASYLALNKAASKEVFEANGINTPEWQLITPTQGRETPLELSLPVFVKPDKGGSSLGMSLVKRAEDFPAALDKVFAMCQSALVETFIPGVELTCGILGNEALPLIMITPRVGSDFFDYENKYAADGAEEICPAPVDEGLVRTIQEQMLVAHAALGLTGYSRGDFIATPDGETYLLEVNTLPGMTPTSLLPRAAAHVGYSFTELIAELIRLGLEGRG; the protein is encoded by the coding sequence ATGCATGTGATTTTGATAGCGGGCGGCTGGTCTGACGAACGCGACGTCTCCCTGTCCGGGGCCCGGAAAATCCGCTCCGCCCTGGACGAACTCGGCCATGACGTGACCTTCTTCGACCCGGCGGACGACTTCCGGAACCTGCTCTCCATCGCCAAGGGCGCGGACTTCGCCTTCATCAACCTGCACGGCACGCCCGGCGAGGACGGCCTGATCCAGGCGGTCCTGGACAAGGCGGGCTGCCCCTACCAGGGCGCGGGTCCGGCCGCCTCCTACCTGGCCCTGAACAAGGCCGCCTCCAAGGAAGTCTTCGAGGCCAACGGCATCAACACCCCGGAGTGGCAGCTGATCACCCCCACCCAGGGGCGCGAAACCCCGCTCGAACTCTCCCTGCCCGTGTTCGTTAAGCCGGACAAGGGCGGCTCGTCGCTGGGCATGTCCCTGGTCAAGCGGGCCGAGGACTTTCCGGCGGCTCTGGACAAGGTCTTCGCCATGTGCCAGTCCGCGCTGGTCGAGACCTTCATCCCCGGCGTGGAGCTGACCTGCGGCATCCTCGGCAACGAGGCCCTGCCCCTGATCATGATCACCCCCCGCGTGGGGTCCGACTTCTTCGACTACGAGAACAAGTACGCGGCCGACGGGGCCGAGGAGATCTGCCCGGCACCGGTGGACGAGGGCCTGGTCCGGACCATCCAGGAGCAGATGCTCGTGGCCCACGCGGCCCTGGGGCTGACCGGCTACAGCCGGGGCGACTTCATCGCCACCCCAGACGGCGAGACCTACCTGCTCGAGGTCAACACCCTGCCCGGCATGACCCCCACCAGCCTGCTGCCCAGGGCGGCGGCCCACGTGGGCTACTCCTTCACCGAACTCATCGCCGAACTGATCCGGCTCGGCCTGGAAGGCAGGGGCTAG
- a CDS encoding HD domain-containing protein — MSAKENTLKASGQPRSPLPPPPPARFDPALFVPDDARCVRYWEEFAMLDNVAEHSRMVATVATFLAERAVERGLDVDVPTVRASAMLHDLAKTYCIRHGGNHSQLGGAWVAELTGNPVIASGVTHHVYWPFAMDLARYFTPLAVLYADKRVNHNRLVSIEARFKDLIIRYGIPLNLQDRINETKRQALELEQLLCDTLEVDLNACDFDSGRLV, encoded by the coding sequence ATGTCCGCCAAGGAAAACACCCTCAAGGCCTCCGGCCAGCCCCGGTCGCCGCTGCCCCCGCCGCCCCCCGCGCGGTTCGATCCCGCCCTGTTCGTCCCGGACGACGCCCGGTGCGTCCGGTACTGGGAGGAGTTCGCCATGCTCGACAACGTGGCCGAGCACAGCCGCATGGTCGCGACCGTGGCCACCTTCCTGGCCGAACGGGCCGTGGAAAGGGGCCTGGACGTGGACGTGCCCACGGTGCGCGCCTCGGCCATGCTCCATGACCTGGCCAAGACCTACTGCATCCGCCACGGCGGCAACCACAGCCAGCTGGGCGGGGCCTGGGTGGCCGAACTGACCGGCAATCCGGTCATCGCCTCCGGCGTGACCCATCACGTCTACTGGCCCTTCGCCATGGACCTGGCGCGCTACTTCACCCCCCTGGCCGTGCTCTACGCGGACAAGCGCGTGAACCACAACCGGCTGGTGTCCATCGAGGCCCGCTTCAAGGACCTGATCATCCGGTACGGCATCCCCCTGAATCTCCAGGACCGCATCAACGAAACCAAGCGGCAGGCCCTGGAGTTGGAACAACTGTTATGCGACACACTCGAGGTGGACCTCAATGCATGTGATTTTGATAGCGGGCGGCTGGTCTGA
- the hypD gene encoding hydrogenase formation protein HypD encodes MSFELLEKFRDPALCRKILDKMESELDRELRFMEVCGTHTVAIFQSGLRSLLPEKIVHLSGPGCPVCVTHESEVNAFLDLAGRDKVIMATFGDLMRVPGDKGRNLKKAVADGARVKVVYSPFDTLKLARENPGDLVVFIGVGFETTAPTIAATMKMARDQGIDNLRILCFHKTVPTALDALLSDEAINIDGFILPGHVSAIIGVAPYNFIAENYAKSAVVTGFEPLDILQSLNQMIEWRNRGEAHVANNYTRIVGENGNPKALEIMYEVFEPCDALWRGLGLIPGSGLEIRPEWEAFDAKKQFGIEIKDGPSLPGCKCGDILKGIKQPDQCPLFGKACTPANPVGPCMVSTEGSCAAYYKYKLD; translated from the coding sequence TTGAGCTTCGAATTACTGGAAAAGTTTCGTGATCCGGCCCTGTGCCGGAAAATCCTCGACAAGATGGAATCCGAGCTGGACCGGGAGCTGCGCTTCATGGAGGTCTGCGGCACCCACACCGTGGCCATCTTCCAGTCCGGCCTGCGTTCCCTGCTGCCCGAAAAGATCGTCCACCTGTCCGGGCCGGGCTGTCCGGTCTGCGTGACCCACGAGTCCGAGGTCAACGCCTTCCTGGACCTGGCCGGGCGCGACAAGGTCATCATGGCCACCTTCGGCGACCTCATGCGCGTGCCCGGAGACAAGGGCCGCAACCTCAAGAAGGCCGTGGCCGACGGGGCGCGGGTCAAGGTGGTCTATTCGCCCTTCGACACCCTCAAGCTGGCCCGGGAAAACCCCGGCGACCTGGTGGTCTTCATCGGCGTGGGCTTCGAGACCACGGCCCCGACCATCGCCGCGACCATGAAGATGGCCCGCGACCAGGGCATCGACAACCTGCGCATCCTCTGTTTCCACAAGACCGTGCCCACGGCCCTGGACGCGCTGCTGTCGGACGAAGCCATCAACATCGACGGCTTCATCCTGCCCGGCCACGTCTCGGCCATCATCGGGGTTGCGCCCTACAACTTCATCGCCGAGAACTACGCCAAGTCCGCCGTGGTCACCGGGTTCGAGCCCCTGGACATCCTCCAGTCCCTGAACCAGATGATCGAGTGGCGCAACCGGGGCGAGGCCCACGTGGCCAACAACTACACGCGCATCGTCGGCGAGAACGGCAACCCCAAGGCGCTGGAGATCATGTACGAGGTCTTCGAGCCCTGCGACGCCCTGTGGCGCGGCTTGGGCCTGATCCCCGGCTCCGGCCTGGAAATCCGGCCCGAGTGGGAAGCCTTCGACGCCAAGAAGCAGTTCGGCATCGAGATCAAGGACGGCCCGTCCCTGCCCGGCTGCAAATGCGGCGACATCCTCAAGGGCATCAAGCAGCCCGACCAGTGCCCCCTGTTCGGCAAGGCCTGCACCCCGGCCAACCCGGTCGGCCCGTGCATGGTTTCCACCGAGGGTTCCTGCGCCGCCTACTACAAATACAAATTGGATTAA
- the hypE gene encoding hydrogenase expression/formation protein HypE, protein MSDKVLLDYGSGGRASQRLISELFLKYLGNDELDRLNDAAVLDLSGRIAMSTDSFTVDPIFFPGGDIGSLAVHGTVNDVAMMGAVPRYITCGYIIEEGLPMADLERIVQSMGEAAKHAGVKVVTGDTKVVPKGACDKIFINTTGIGEVIADPAPSGDAARTGDAVLVSGTIGDHGLTVLGTREGLDFEAKVQSDSAALNHLLVKLVRELPEVHVLRDPTRGGLATTLNEITKSSNVCCELTETAIPVRAEVKGGCSILGLDPLYLANEGKFSCILPAEYADKALEIMHADPLGHDAKRIGTMTDANPGKVVLVTQLGGKRLLGMLEGEQLPRIC, encoded by the coding sequence ATGTCTGACAAGGTGTTACTCGACTACGGCAGCGGCGGCCGCGCTTCCCAGCGCCTGATTTCCGAACTCTTCCTGAAATATCTCGGCAACGACGAGCTAGACCGCCTGAACGACGCGGCCGTGCTTGATCTGTCCGGCAGGATCGCCATGTCCACCGACTCGTTCACCGTGGACCCGATCTTCTTTCCGGGCGGCGACATCGGCTCGCTGGCCGTGCACGGCACGGTCAACGACGTGGCCATGATGGGCGCGGTGCCGCGCTACATCACCTGCGGCTACATCATCGAGGAGGGGCTGCCCATGGCCGACCTGGAGCGCATCGTCCAGTCCATGGGCGAGGCCGCCAAACACGCCGGGGTCAAGGTCGTGACCGGCGACACCAAGGTCGTGCCCAAGGGGGCCTGCGACAAGATCTTCATCAACACCACGGGCATCGGCGAGGTCATCGCCGACCCGGCCCCGAGCGGCGACGCGGCCCGCACGGGCGACGCGGTCCTGGTCTCCGGGACCATCGGCGACCACGGCCTGACCGTGCTCGGCACCCGCGAGGGCCTGGACTTCGAGGCCAAGGTCCAGTCCGACTCCGCCGCCCTCAACCACCTGCTGGTCAAACTCGTGCGCGAGCTGCCCGAGGTCCACGTCCTGCGCGACCCCACCCGCGGCGGCCTGGCCACCACCCTGAACGAGATCACCAAGAGCTCCAACGTCTGTTGCGAGCTGACCGAGACCGCCATCCCGGTGCGGGCCGAGGTCAAGGGCGGCTGTTCCATCCTCGGCCTGGACCCGCTCTACCTGGCCAACGAGGGCAAGTTCAGCTGCATCCTGCCCGCCGAATACGCGGACAAGGCCCTCGAAATCATGCACGCCGATCCGCTCGGTCACGATGCCAAACGCATCGGCACCATGACCGACGCCAACCCCGGCAAGGTCGTCCTCGTCACCCAACTCGGCGGCAAACGCCTCCTCGGCATGCTCGAAGGCGAACAACTCCCGAGAATCTGCTAG
- a CDS encoding chemotaxis protein, which yields MASQSTDILLEAGTNELEIVEFYLEEEPKASDEAEPNQEDHALEEGHKPSRKGYYGVNVAKVLEIIRMPKVTEMPEVSHPAVLGAFNLRSRIIPLLDLCIWLKKKRVENEPPKVIVTEFNQVTSAFMVSGVTRIHRISWEDVEAPNKYVSALSSESITGVVKFDDRIVFILDLERIVSELNPAMRLRFDDNFELDGYSGYKALIADDSPLIREMIRDMLGQAGFQVEKTNNGRECWDRLVEIKKRALDEDRPITDYVQVLVSDIEMPMMDGHHLCKRVKEDPVLRDLPVILFSSLITDKLRHRGETVGADDQISKPEITHLARRAAALIEARRG from the coding sequence ATGGCCAGCCAGTCCACCGACATTCTGCTTGAAGCGGGCACCAACGAACTGGAAATCGTCGAGTTCTATCTCGAGGAGGAGCCCAAGGCGTCCGACGAGGCCGAGCCCAACCAGGAGGACCACGCCCTCGAGGAGGGCCACAAGCCCAGCCGCAAGGGCTACTACGGCGTGAACGTGGCCAAGGTCCTCGAGATCATCCGCATGCCCAAGGTCACGGAGATGCCCGAGGTCTCCCACCCCGCCGTGCTCGGAGCCTTCAACCTGCGCTCCCGGATCATCCCCCTGCTCGACCTGTGCATCTGGCTCAAGAAGAAGCGCGTGGAGAACGAACCGCCCAAGGTCATCGTCACCGAATTCAACCAGGTCACCTCGGCCTTCATGGTCTCGGGCGTGACCCGCATCCACCGCATCTCCTGGGAGGACGTGGAAGCGCCCAACAAGTACGTCTCCGCCCTGTCGTCCGAGTCCATCACCGGCGTGGTCAAGTTCGACGACCGCATCGTCTTCATCCTGGACCTGGAGCGCATCGTCTCGGAACTCAACCCGGCCATGCGGTTGCGCTTCGACGACAACTTCGAGCTCGACGGCTACTCCGGGTACAAGGCGCTCATCGCCGACGACTCGCCGCTCATCCGCGAGATGATCCGCGACATGCTCGGCCAGGCCGGGTTCCAGGTGGAAAAGACCAACAACGGCCGGGAGTGCTGGGACCGGCTGGTGGAGATCAAGAAGCGCGCCCTGGACGAGGACCGGCCCATCACCGATTACGTCCAGGTCCTGGTCTCGGACATCGAGATGCCCATGATGGACGGCCACCACCTGTGCAAGCGCGTCAAGGAGGACCCGGTCCTGCGGGACCTGCCGGTCATCCTCTTCTCCTCCCTGATCACCGACAAACTGCGTCATCGGGGGGAGACGGTCGGCGCCGACGACCAGATTTCCAAACCCGAGATCACGCACCTCGCGCGCCGGGCTGCGGCTTTGATCGAGGCGCGGCGCGGGTAG
- a CDS encoding tRNA dihydrouridine synthase: MTRFAITPDSPWLAPLAGYSDLPFRLLARRFGCAVACSEMVSVKGMAFKNSGTRRLIATCPEDDPMVLQLFGSEPQYFPPVMEKLVSLGYRNFDLNAGCPVRKVLKSGSGVQLMEDLDRLVGLAAIMVAKAAEHPEGGRVGVKFRLGFNKGEDVYLDLARRLEDAGVNWVTLHPRYGRQMFGGSADWSKLAELKRAVSIPVIGSGDLFSAEDGVRCIEETGIDAIMFARGALYDPSIFSRYTALRRGEPMPVRDGAFLAEIVREHIRLTRLYEGDTRSFRKIRSIVPRYAKGLKGIRSLRASMLQCETWEDLEEAARVIRDLERADPDTPWPPVDDICQ; the protein is encoded by the coding sequence ATGACCCGATTCGCCATCACCCCCGACAGCCCGTGGCTGGCCCCTCTGGCGGGCTATTCCGACCTGCCCTTCCGCCTGCTGGCGCGCCGCTTCGGCTGCGCCGTGGCCTGCTCCGAGATGGTCTCGGTCAAGGGCATGGCCTTCAAGAACTCCGGCACCCGCCGCCTCATCGCCACCTGCCCCGAGGACGACCCCATGGTCCTCCAGCTGTTCGGCTCCGAGCCCCAGTATTTCCCGCCGGTCATGGAGAAGCTCGTCTCCCTGGGCTACCGCAACTTCGACCTCAACGCGGGCTGCCCGGTACGCAAGGTCCTCAAGTCCGGCTCCGGGGTCCAGCTCATGGAGGACCTCGACAGGTTGGTCGGCCTGGCCGCCATCATGGTCGCCAAGGCCGCCGAACACCCCGAGGGCGGCCGCGTGGGCGTCAAGTTCCGCCTGGGCTTCAACAAGGGCGAGGACGTCTACCTGGACCTGGCCCGGCGGCTCGAGGACGCGGGCGTCAACTGGGTCACCCTGCACCCGCGCTACGGCAGGCAGATGTTCGGCGGTTCGGCAGACTGGTCCAAGCTGGCCGAACTCAAGCGGGCCGTGTCCATCCCGGTCATCGGCTCCGGCGATCTGTTCTCGGCCGAAGACGGGGTGCGCTGCATCGAGGAGACCGGCATCGACGCGATCATGTTCGCCCGGGGCGCGCTCTACGATCCGTCCATCTTCTCCCGCTACACGGCCCTGCGCCGGGGCGAGCCCATGCCCGTGCGCGACGGGGCGTTCCTGGCCGAGATCGTCCGCGAACATATCCGCCTGACCAGGCTGTACGAGGGCGACACCCGCTCCTTCCGCAAGATCCGCTCCATCGTCCCGCGCTACGCCAAGGGGCTCAAGGGCATCCGCTCCCTGCGCGCCTCCATGCTCCAATGCGAGACCTGGGAGGACCTGGAGGAGGCCGCGCGGGTCATCCGCGACCTGGAACGGGCCGACCCGGACACCCCCTGGCCCCCTGTTGACGACATTTGCCAATAA
- the tuf gene encoding elongation factor Tu, producing MGKAKFERSKPHVNIGTIGHIDHGKTTLTAAITKLAAMAGHGEFVAFDEIDKAPEEKERGITIATAHVEYETDKRHYAHVDCPGHADYIKNMITGAAQMDGAILVCAATDGPMPQTREHILLARQVGVPAMVVFMNKCDMVDDEELLELVELEIRELLSKYEFPGDDIPVIQGSALKALECDSIDDPAAKPIFELLEACDNYIPEPERDIDMPFLMPVEDVFSISGRGTVITGRVERGVIKVGDEVEIVGIKPTIKTTCTGVEMFRKLLDQGQAGDNVGLLIRGVKREEVERGQVAAKPGSITPHTKFKAEVYVLSKDEGGRHTPFFTGYRPQFYFRTTDITGVVTLDEGVEMVMPGDNATFNVEMIHPIAMEVGLRFAIREGGRTVGAGVVTEIVE from the coding sequence ATGGGTAAAGCTAAATTTGAACGTAGCAAGCCTCACGTCAACATCGGCACCATCGGTCACATCGACCACGGCAAGACCACGCTGACCGCCGCCATCACCAAGCTGGCCGCCATGGCCGGCCACGGCGAGTTCGTCGCCTTCGACGAAATCGACAAGGCTCCCGAAGAGAAGGAGCGCGGCATCACCATCGCCACCGCCCACGTCGAGTACGAGACCGACAAGCGTCACTACGCTCACGTGGACTGCCCCGGCCACGCCGACTACATCAAGAACATGATCACCGGTGCCGCCCAGATGGATGGCGCCATCCTGGTCTGCGCCGCCACCGACGGTCCCATGCCCCAGACCCGTGAGCACATCCTGCTCGCCCGTCAGGTCGGCGTGCCCGCCATGGTCGTCTTCATGAACAAGTGCGACATGGTTGACGACGAGGAGCTGCTGGAACTGGTCGAGCTCGAAATCCGCGAGCTGCTGTCCAAGTACGAATTCCCCGGCGACGACATTCCGGTCATCCAGGGTTCCGCCCTGAAGGCCCTGGAGTGCGACTCCATCGACGACCCGGCCGCCAAGCCCATCTTCGAACTGCTGGAAGCCTGTGACAACTACATCCCCGAGCCGGAGCGCGACATCGACATGCCGTTCCTGATGCCCGTGGAAGACGTCTTCTCCATCTCCGGCCGTGGTACCGTTATCACCGGTCGTGTGGAGCGCGGCGTGATCAAGGTCGGTGACGAAGTCGAAATCGTCGGCATCAAGCCCACCATCAAGACCACCTGCACCGGCGTCGAAATGTTCCGTAAGCTGCTCGACCAGGGCCAGGCCGGCGACAACGTCGGTCTGCTGATCCGCGGCGTGAAGCGCGAGGAAGTGGAGCGTGGCCAGGTTGCCGCCAAGCCCGGTTCCATCACCCCGCACACCAAGTTCAAGGCCGAGGTCTACGTCCTGTCCAAGGATGAAGGCGGCCGTCACACCCCGTTCTTCACCGGCTACCGTCCCCAGTTCTACTTCCGGACGACCGACATCACCGGTGTCGTCACTCTGGACGAGGGCGTCGAGATGGTCATGCCCGGCGACAACGCAACCTTCAACGTTGAGATGATCCACCCGATCGCCATGGAAGTCGGCCTGCGCTTCGCCATCCGCGAGGGCGGCCGCACCGTCGGCGCCGGTGTCGTCACCGAGATCGTGGAGTAA
- the rpmG gene encoding 50S ribosomal protein L33, producing MRVNIQLQCTECKRKNYATQKNKKNTTGRLEVSKYCPWDKKHTIHKESK from the coding sequence ATGCGAGTCAACATTCAGCTGCAGTGCACCGAGTGCAAGCGTAAGAACTACGCCACGCAGAAGAACAAGAAGAATACTACCGGACGTCTGGAAGTGAGCAAGTATTGTCCCTGGGACAAGAAGCACACGATCCACAAGGAGTCCAAGTAG
- the secE gene encoding preprotein translocase subunit SecE, which yields MAKKKGKKAAEKQAVQSPAAGLKDKVKEFIEFFEESKVEIKKVVWPTRKETVTTCIAVLVVSVVIALYLGVVDLALSKIVEAILS from the coding sequence ATGGCCAAGAAGAAAGGCAAGAAGGCCGCTGAAAAGCAGGCCGTACAGTCCCCGGCAGCCGGTCTGAAGGACAAGGTCAAGGAATTCATCGAGTTCTTTGAGGAGTCCAAGGTCGAGATCAAGAAGGTGGTCTGGCCGACGCGCAAGGAGACCGTCACCACGTGCATCGCCGTGCTGGTTGTTTCCGTGGTCATCGCTCTCTACCTGGGCGTGGTCGACCTGGCGCTCTCCAAGATCGTCGAGGCCATCCTCTCCTAG
- the nusG gene encoding transcription termination/antitermination protein NusG — MDATMEHAAPRARWYIVHTYSGFEQRVEQTVREMMRTGQDKGLIEEVVMPTEKIVEMVKGERKTSTRKFYPGYIMIKMILTDDSWHLIQSIPRVTGFVGGKNRPTPMRDSEAENILNMMESRQEKPRPKFNFERGDEVRVIDGPFSGFNGVVEEVNYDKGKLKVSVSIFGRQTPVELDFVQVDKG; from the coding sequence ATGGATGCCACAATGGAACACGCAGCGCCTCGTGCACGCTGGTACATCGTCCACACCTACTCGGGCTTCGAGCAGCGCGTGGAACAGACCGTGCGTGAAATGATGCGCACCGGACAGGACAAGGGCCTCATCGAGGAAGTCGTCATGCCCACCGAAAAGATCGTCGAGATGGTCAAAGGTGAGCGGAAGACGTCCACGCGCAAGTTCTATCCGGGCTACATCATGATCAAGATGATCCTGACCGACGATTCCTGGCATCTGATTCAGTCCATCCCGCGCGTGACAGGATTCGTCGGCGGCAAAAACCGCCCGACTCCCATGCGCGACAGCGAGGCGGAAAACATCCTCAACATGATGGAAAGCCGCCAGGAAAAGCCCCGTCCCAAGTTCAACTTCGAACGCGGCGACGAGGTCCGGGTCATCGACGGTCCGTTCTCCGGCTTCAACGGTGTTGTGGAAGAGGTCAATTACGACAAGGGCAAGCTCAAAGTGTCCGTCTCCATCTTCGGGCGTCAGACTCCTGTGGAGCTTGATTTCGTCCAGGTGGACAAGGGATAG
- the rplK gene encoding 50S ribosomal protein L11: MAKKELGKIKLQIPAGAANPSPPVGPALGQHGVNIMEFCKAFNARTQDQKGLIIPVVITVFADRSFDFITKTPPAAVLLLKAAKLEKGSGEPNKVKVGKVTKAQIREIAELKMADLNANDIEHAMHQIEGTARSMGLDVKA; this comes from the coding sequence ATGGCTAAGAAAGAATTAGGAAAAATCAAACTGCAAATCCCCGCTGGGGCCGCCAATCCTTCCCCTCCGGTCGGTCCGGCCCTGGGTCAGCACGGCGTGAACATCATGGAATTCTGCAAGGCGTTCAACGCCAGGACGCAGGATCAGAAGGGCCTGATCATTCCCGTGGTCATCACCGTGTTCGCGGACCGTTCCTTCGACTTCATCACCAAGACCCCTCCGGCGGCGGTGCTCCTGCTCAAGGCCGCCAAGCTCGAAAAGGGCTCCGGTGAACCCAACAAAGTCAAGGTCGGCAAGGTCACCAAGGCCCAGATCCGCGAGATCGCCGAGCTGAAGATGGCTGACTTGAACGCCAATGACATCGAACACGCCATGCACCAGATTGAGGGCACCGCCCGCAGCATGGGCCTCGATGTCAAGGCCTAA
- the rplA gene encoding 50S ribosomal protein L1: MPKHGKKYRNAVGDRDVTVRVDVEEGVKAAVAAAFAKFDETVDVAINLGVDPKYSDQMIRGAVSLPNGLGKDVRVAVFCKGEKENEAKEAGADFYGSDDLVEKIQSGWLDFDKAVATPDMMAVVGKIGRVLGPRGLMPNAKTGTVTMDVAKAVSELKAGKVEFKVDKAGVLHAPIGKVSFGPDKLLENLKALLDTVMRMKPSSAKGTYMKALAVSSTMGPGVKIDPLTVRKFLEA, translated from the coding sequence ATGCCTAAGCATGGAAAAAAATACCGCAACGCCGTGGGTGACCGCGATGTCACCGTGCGCGTCGATGTCGAAGAGGGCGTGAAGGCCGCCGTTGCCGCCGCCTTCGCCAAGTTCGACGAGACCGTGGACGTGGCCATCAACCTCGGCGTGGATCCGAAGTACTCCGATCAGATGATCCGCGGCGCCGTCTCCCTGCCCAACGGGCTGGGCAAGGACGTCCGCGTGGCCGTCTTCTGCAAGGGTGAAAAGGAGAACGAGGCCAAGGAAGCCGGTGCCGATTTCTACGGTTCCGACGATCTGGTCGAGAAGATCCAGTCCGGCTGGCTCGATTTCGACAAGGCCGTGGCCACCCCTGACATGATGGCCGTGGTCGGCAAGATCGGCCGCGTGCTCGGCCCCCGTGGCCTGATGCCCAACGCCAAGACCGGCACCGTGACCATGGACGTGGCCAAGGCCGTCAGCGAGCTCAAGGCCGGCAAGGTCGAGTTCAAGGTGGACAAGGCCGGCGTGCTGCATGCCCCCATCGGCAAGGTCTCCTTCGGCCCCGACAAGCTCCTGGAGAACCTCAAGGCCCTGCTGGACACCGTCATGCGCATGAAGCCCTCCTCCGCGAAGGGCACGTACATGAAGGCGCTGGCCGTTTCCTCGACCATGGGCCCGGGCGTCAAGATCGACCCCCTGACCGTCCGCAAGTTCCTGGAAGCCTAG